Proteins from a single region of Candidatus Scalindua japonica:
- the hslU gene encoding ATP-dependent protease ATPase subunit HslU, which produces MRELTPRKIVEELDKYIVGQKEAKRAVAIAIRNRWRRLQLSDELREEVMPKNIIMIGPTGVGKTEIARRIANLVKAPFLKVEASKYTEVGYHGRDVESMIRDIVEIAVNMVRTEQMEKVSVKADMNTEERLLDLLLPLPEAKEEVAVVRGEGEDRDVDKGGTVVEKRETTREKFRNKLRQGKLEDRMVEIKTQEKPVVMQGIVAGIEEIGVDFQNVIEKMIPPKTQVKKTPISDARKIIKQEEAEKLIDKEKVTKDALHRAENMGIVFIDELDKVASRESGHGPDISREGVQRDILPIVEGSTVVTRYGMVKTDRILFIAAGAFHVSKPSDLIPELQGRFPIRVELKDLGKEEFIRILTEPKNALIKQYTELLKTEKVNLQFNKDAIEEITDVAVKINKRSQSIGARRLHTVMEKLLEDASFDAPDLDDKNIVVDAEYVQDKMKDIVKDEDLTKYIL; this is translated from the coding sequence GTGAGGGAGTTGACACCTAGGAAGATAGTTGAGGAATTAGATAAATATATAGTTGGTCAGAAGGAGGCAAAGAGAGCAGTTGCGATAGCAATAAGGAACCGGTGGAGGAGATTGCAGCTTTCTGATGAACTACGTGAGGAGGTTATGCCCAAAAATATTATAATGATAGGTCCTACCGGTGTGGGAAAGACTGAGATTGCACGCAGAATAGCAAATTTAGTCAAAGCGCCTTTTCTGAAGGTGGAGGCTTCTAAATATACAGAGGTTGGTTATCACGGACGTGATGTAGAGTCGATGATAAGAGATATCGTAGAAATTGCTGTTAATATGGTGCGGACAGAACAGATGGAAAAAGTAAGCGTGAAGGCAGATATGAATACAGAGGAGAGATTGCTGGATCTGCTGCTCCCATTACCTGAAGCTAAAGAAGAGGTAGCTGTCGTTAGAGGGGAAGGTGAAGACCGGGATGTCGATAAGGGGGGTACGGTCGTCGAAAAGAGGGAAACAACTCGCGAAAAATTCAGGAATAAGTTGAGACAGGGTAAACTTGAAGATCGTATGGTGGAGATTAAAACACAGGAGAAACCTGTTGTTATGCAGGGGATTGTTGCAGGAATAGAGGAGATAGGAGTCGATTTTCAGAATGTAATTGAAAAGATGATTCCACCAAAGACACAGGTAAAAAAGACGCCGATAAGTGATGCCCGAAAAATTATTAAACAGGAAGAAGCCGAGAAACTGATAGATAAGGAAAAAGTTACAAAGGATGCGTTGCATCGTGCTGAAAATATGGGGATAGTATTCATAGACGAGTTGGACAAGGTCGCAAGTCGTGAATCAGGTCACGGCCCCGATATATCACGCGAGGGAGTACAGAGAGATATCTTGCCCATTGTAGAGGGTTCTACTGTTGTAACCAGATACGGCATGGTTAAGACTGACAGGATTCTGTTTATAGCTGCCGGTGCGTTTCATGTTTCAAAGCCCTCAGATCTGATTCCTGAGCTTCAAGGTAGATTTCCAATAAGAGTTGAGCTGAAAGATTTAGGAAAAGAGGAGTTTATCAGGATTCTTACAGAGCCTAAAAACGCATTGATAAAACAATATACCGAACTTCTGAAAACGGAGAAAGTAAATCTCCAATTTAACAAAGATGCGATTGAAGAGATAACCGATGTGGCAGTTAAAATAAATAAGCGAAGTCAAAGTATCGGTGCCAGGAGACTGCATACGGTAATGGAAAAATTACTGGAAGACGCCTCTTTTGATGCTCCGGACCTGGATGATAAGAATATTGTTGTTGATGCAGAATACGTACAGGATAAGATGAAAGATATTGTAAAAGATGAAGACTTAACGAAATATATTCTGTAG
- the hslV gene encoding ATP-dependent protease subunit HslV, translating to MFKSTTILSVRHKDSIAIGGDGQVTMSSFIVKKEACKIRKLYHEKVFVGFAGSAADAFALMERFESKLEKYQGNVLRSAHELAKDWRTDKVLRKLESLLIAVDKDCSLLVSGSGEIIEPDDGILGIGSGGQFATAAARALVKHSELSAKQIVEEALKITADICVYTNANIRVEEIK from the coding sequence ATGTTTAAATCTACAACCATATTATCGGTAAGACATAAAGACTCTATAGCTATAGGTGGTGACGGACAGGTTACTATGAGCTCCTTTATAGTTAAAAAAGAGGCCTGTAAGATCCGGAAATTATACCATGAAAAGGTTTTTGTCGGGTTTGCCGGGTCGGCGGCAGATGCATTTGCTCTGATGGAAAGGTTTGAATCTAAATTAGAGAAATATCAGGGTAATGTGCTTCGGAGTGCACATGAACTTGCTAAAGACTGGCGTACTGATAAGGTTTTAAGAAAGCTGGAGTCACTGTTAATAGCTGTTGATAAAGATTGCTCTCTCCTTGTTTCCGGTAGTGGAGAGATAATTGAACCGGATGATGGGATTCTGGGTATAGGTTCCGGTGGACAGTTTGCTACCGCTGCGGCAAGGGCGCTTGTAAAACATTCTGAACTTAGTGCAAAACAGATAGTAGAGGAGGCACTAAAGATAACAGCAGATATATGTGTATATACAAATGCAAATATACGTGTGGAGGAGATTAAGTGA
- a CDS encoding 4Fe-4S dicluster domain-containing protein, producing the protein MGKIEIKEERCKGCELCIDVCPYGLLKMSVEVNHYGYHTAQFVNGNGQKCTACKFCGLMCPDFAIDVYK; encoded by the coding sequence ATGGGAAAAATTGAAATTAAGGAAGAGAGATGCAAGGGTTGTGAGCTTTGCATCGATGTTTGTCCTTATGGGCTTTTGAAGATGTCTGTTGAGGTTAATCATTATGGCTATCACACCGCACAATTTGTTAACGGTAATGGTCAAAAATGTACTGCGTGTAAATTTTGCGGTTTGATGTGTCCGGACTTTGCGATAGATGTTTACAAATAA